A genomic region of Alnus glutinosa chromosome 11, dhAlnGlut1.1, whole genome shotgun sequence contains the following coding sequences:
- the LOC133881371 gene encoding pentatricopeptide repeat-containing protein At2g21090, with protein sequence MPSLSPPALRLTQETFRTRPSKKRPLPKRPCIVQSIFNLASQGHLSQAISSLDLLARKGLRLPSNSLVYLLQQCANSRSLRQTKLVHLHLKLTGLKHLTTFLSNQLIAAYFQCGDEVEARNVFDKMSARNLYSWNNMLSGYAKMRMIKPAKKLFDKMPEKDVVSWNTMVIAYARSGFCDEALRFYRELRRLSIGYNEFSFAGVLTVCVNLKELKLTRQVHGQVLVVGFLGNVVISSSVLDAYAKCGEIGDARRIFDDMNVRDVLAWTTLVSGYAKWGDMKSASELFDQMPEKNAVSWTALIAGYARNGLGHEALELFTKMMMLRVIPDQFTFSSCLCACASIASLKHGRQLHAFLIRTNFRPNTIVVSSLIDMYSKCGRLEFGKRVFNLMGDKRDVVLWNTMISAFAQHGHGAEAMKMFDELESSGVKLDRTTFVVVLNACSHSGFVPEGLKFFTSMTRDHGIVPDQEHYACLIDILGRAGCFEELMEQLEKMPCKPGERVLNALLGVCRIHGNIDLGRKAAEQLIELEPQSSAAYVLLSSIYAALGRWESVEKVRQLMDERQVRKERAISWIEIENKVHAFTVSDRLHPLKAAINSVLEHLARHMEEDPSLHNAESLFDK encoded by the exons atgccctctctctctcccccagctCTCAGGCTCACCCAAGAAACGTTTCGCACGAGACCCAGCAAGAAACGCCCACTCCCCAAGCGTCCCTGCATTGTCCAGTCCATCTTCAACCTCGCATCCCAAGGTCACCTCTCCCAGGCCATCTCTTCCCTCGACCTCTTAGCCCGCAAAGGCCTCCGCTTGCCCTCTAACTCTCTCGTCTATCTCTTGCAACAGTGCGCGAACTCCCGCTCTCTTAGACAGACCAAATTGGTTCACCTCCATTTGAAGCTCACGGGGCTGAAGCACCTCACAACGTTTTTGTCGAACCAGTTGATCGCTGCGTATTTCCAATGCGGCGACGAAGTTGAGGCACGCaatgtgtttgataaaatgtctgCGAGGAACCTGTACTCGTGGAATAATATGCTTTCTGGGTATGCGAAAATGAGGATGATTAAGCCTGCTAAGaagttgtttgataaaatgCCGGAGAAGGATGTTGTGTCGTGGAACACTATGGTGATTGCTTATGCAAGGAGTGGGTTTTGTGATGAGGCTTTGAGGTTTTATAGGGAGCTGCGGAGACTGTCAATTGGGTATAACGAATTCAGTTTTGCGGGTGTTTTGACAGTTTGCGTGAATTTGAAGGAATTGAAGCTTACTAGGCAGGTTCATGGGCAGGTTTTGGTTGTTGGATTTTTGGGGAATGTGGTGATTTCGAGTTCAGTTCTTGATGCTTATGCGAAGTGTGGGGAGATAGGAGATGCGAGGAGAATATTTGATGACATGAATGTAAGGGATGTCCTTGCTTGGACCACCCTCGTTTCGGGATATGCTAAATGGGGGGATATGAAATCAGCTAGCGAATTGTTTGATCAGATGCCTGAGAAAAACGCTGTATCATGGACAGCTTTGATTGCTGGCTATGCAAGAAATGGTCTGGGGCATGAAGCACTTGAGTTGTTCACAAAAATGATGATGCTTCGAGTTATACCTGATCAATTTACATTTAGTAGTTGTCTATGTGCTTGTGCAAGTATAGCTTCGCTTAAGCACGGCAGACAGTTACATGCCTTTTTGATACGAACAAATTTTAGACCCAATACCATAGTTGTGAGCTCTCTCATTGACATGTATTCAAAATGTGGGAGATTGGAATTTGGCAAGCGGGTTTTCAATCTTATGGGTGATAAGCGAGATGTTGTGTTGTGGAACACAATGATATCTGCCTTTGCTCAGCATGGTCATGGTGCAGAAGCAATGAAGATGTTTGATGAATTGGAAAGTTCGGGAGTGAAGCTAGACAGGACCACCTTTGTCGTCGTTCTCAATGCATGTAGTCATTCGGGTTTTGTGCCGGAAGGGCTTAAGTTTTTCACTTCAATGACTCGTGATCATGGCATTGTTCCCGATCAAGAGCATTATGCGTGCTTAATTGATATCTTGGGTCGAGCTGGATGCTTTGAGGAGCTGATGGAACAGCTTGAGAAGATGCCTTGTAAACCTGGTGAGCGAGTTTTGAATGCCTTACTTGGTGTTTGCAGAATTCATGGAAATATAGACTTGGGAAGAAAAGCAGCCGAACAACTTATAGAGTTGGAGCCTCAATCTTCTGCTGCCTATGTTTTACTGTCAAGTATATATGCTGCACTTGGTAGATGGGAGTCGGTAGAGAAGGTGAGACAGCTTATGGATGAGAGGCAAGTTAGGAAAGAGCGTGCCATCAGTTGGatagaaattgaaaataaagtgCATGCTTTCACAGTATCAGATAGGTTGCATCCTTTGAAAGCAGCAATAAACTCGGTTTTGGAACATTTAGCTCGACATATGGAAGAAGATCCTTCATTACATAATGCTGAAAG CTTGTTTGATAAGTAG
- the LOC133882396 gene encoding uncharacterized protein LOC133882396: MGSQVSKQVERRKAISTEKKTLCSLKESCRNEFPGCDYKPPDRKNWMSGLNADKLHVNQIVWPGTHDSATNRIGIPCVSRPFAQCQSLSIYRQLVRGARVLDIRVQENRRVCHGILVTYSIDVVIKEIKRFLSETQSEIIILEIRTEFGHQDPADFEKYLVDELGEFLIHQDDNVFGKTIAELLPKRVICVWKPRKSPQPKAGSPFWSAGFLKDNWVDTDLPSTKFESNLKHLIEQPPVSSRKFFYRVENTVTPQPDNPVLCVKPVTRRIHKFSRLFIAECFSRGCADRMQIFSTDFIDEDFVDACVGFTHARIEGKV; encoded by the coding sequence atgggttCTCAGGTCTCTAAACAAGTGGAGCGGCGAAAGGCGATCTCAACGGAGAAGAAAACTCTGTGTAGTCTCAAGGAAAGCTGTCGGAATGAGTTTCCGGGCTGTGACTACAAGCCTCCAGATAGGAAGAACTGGATGTCTGGCCTCAACGCTGACAAGCTTCACGTAAATCAGATAGTATGGCCAGGAACGCACGATTCTGCTACCAACAGAATCGGCATCCCCTGCGTTTCTCGCCCATTTGCGCAATGCCAATCCTTGTCTATCTATCGCCAGCTTGTAAGAGGCGCCAGAGTTCTCGATATCCGGGTTCAGGAGAATCGGCGCGTGTGCCACGGAATCCTCGTCACCTACAGTATTGACGTTGTCATCAAGGAGATCAAGCGGTTCTTGTCGGAGACACAGTCGGAGATAATAATCTTGGAGATTCGTACTGAATTTGGTCATCAAGACCCTGCTGACTTTGAAAAGTACCTGGTCGATGAGCTTGGGGAGTTTCTGATTCACCAGGATGACAACGTGTTTGGCAAAACAATTGCAGAGCTTTTGCCCAAGAGAGTTATTTGTGTATGGAAGCCAAGGAAGTCGCCTCAGCCCAAGGCCGGGAGTCCCTTTTGGAGTGCTGGGTTTTTGAAGGATAATTGGGTTGACACAGATTTGCCATCCACAAAGTTCGAGAGCAATCTTAAGCATCTGATCGAGCAGCCGCCGGTTTCGTCGAGGAAATTCTTTTATAGGGTGGAGAATACAGTCACGCCGCAGCCTGATAACCCGGTTTTGTGTGTTAAGCCCGTGACAAGACGGATTCACAAATTTTCGAGGTTGTTTATTGCTGAGTGCTTCTCCAGGGGCTGCGCCGATCGGATGCAGATCTTCTCCACAGATTTCATAGATGAAGATTTTGTAGATGCATGTGTTGGGTTTACACACGCAAGGATTGAAGGGAAAGTCTAA
- the LOC133882493 gene encoding uncharacterized protein LOC133882493, with protein sequence MPSKKKRRRDSERPTIHPRNKYSENPPDFALLASLYPSFQPFVFYGRDGRPRIDWTDFNATRELTGVLLLHDHGLHWWIPDGQLCPTVPNRSNYIHWIEDLLASDIIAKTNISGDNVKGFDIGTGANCIYPLLGASLLGWSFVGSDVTDVALEWAGKNVKNNPHISQLIEIRKVEIHEESPMEELHNDELVFCESKTELSGSTIRKEVDPLPSTSFDPHADANKRYNGPPVLLGVVRDSEKFDFCMCNPPFFESMEEAGLNPKTSCGGTPEEMICPGGEKAFITRIIEDSAVLKHSFRWYTSMVGRKSNLKFLISKLREVGVTIVKTTEFVQGQTCRWGLAWSFVPPARKIVSPHVAEKNIMSFMLEGLQRQFSAFHVLQSIESFFHTSGASCELNASSFTIDVTASNDHCDAILKDELQPLGEARSCQHVQETFNSSSCLHPPLNNLCFRISVFQQIPGTLLVKGSLQHRDNPVPGAFSLIFQRLEEVLRHKFCR encoded by the exons ATGCCGagcaagaagaagaggaggagggatTCGGAGCGACCCACAATCCATCCCAGAAACAAGTACTCCGAGAACCCACCCGACTTCGCGCTCCTGGCCTCTCTGTACCCCTCGTTCCAGCCCTTTGTCTTCTACGGCCGCGACGGTCGCCCCAGAATCGACTGGACCGACTTCAACGCCACTCGAGAGTTGACCGGGGTCCTCCTCCTCCACGACCATGGCCTCCACTG GTGGATTCCTGATGGGCAGCTCTGCCCTACAGTGCCCAACAGATCCAATTATATCCATTGGATTGAAGATCTTCTTGCATCTGACATTATTGCAAAGACTAACATCAGTGGAGATAATGTGAAGGGTTTTGATATAGGAACTGGAGCCAACTGCATTTATCCACTTCTTGGTGCATCTCTTCTTGGGTGGAGTTTTGTTGGGTCAG ATGTCACTGACGTTGCCTTAGAGTGGGCTGGGAAAAATGTTAAGAATAATCCCCATATTTCACAACTTATTGAAATTAGAAAGGTTGAAATTCATGAAGAGAGTCCTATGGAAGAGTTGCACAATGACGAGTTGGTCTTTTGTGAGAGCAAAACAGAGTTGAGTGGGAGTACGATTAGGAAGGAGGTGGATCCTTTGCCCTCCACTTCATTCGATCCACATGCAGATGCGAACAAGAGGTATAATGGGCCACCTGTACTTCTTGGTGTGGTCAGGGACAGTGAGAAGTTTGATTTCTGCATGTGTAATCCTCCATTTTTTGAATCCATGGAGGAAGCAGGATTGAATCCAAAAACTTCTTGTGGTGGGACTCCAGAGGAGATGATTTGTCCTGGTGGAGAAAAGGCTTTTATAACTCGTATTATTGAAGATAGTGCTGTTTTGAAGCATTCTTTTCG GTGGTACACTTCAATGGTTGGGAGAAAATCGAACCTCAAATTCCTGATATCAAAGCTGCGAGAGGTTGGAGTCACCATAGTAAAGACTACTGAATTTGTCCAAGGGCAAACATGTCGATGGGGGCTAGCTTGGTCTTTTGTCCCTCCAGCGAGGAAGATAGTATCACCTCACGTGGCTGAGAAGAATATCATGTCTTTCATGCTTGAG GGTCTTCAACGCCAATTCAGTGCTTTTCATGTATTACAATCGATTGAGTCTTTCTTCCATACTAGTGGTGCATCCTGTGAATTGAATGCCTCTTCATTTACCATTGAT GTCACCGCATCAAATGATCATTGTGATGCAATCCTGAAGGATGAGTTACAACCTCTTGGTGAAGCTAGAAGTTGTCAACACGTGCAAGAGACATTTAATAGTTCAAGTTGTTTGCACCCTCCTTTAAATAACTTATGTTTTCGCATTTCG GTTTTTCAGCAAATCCCGGGGACACTTCTGGTGAAAGGATCGTTACAGCATAGAGATAATCCAGTGCCAG GAGCATTCTCATTGATATTTCAAAGATTAGAGGAAGTTTTAAGACACAAATTCTGTAGATAA